In one Solanum lycopersicum chromosome 11, SLM_r2.1 genomic region, the following are encoded:
- the LOC101254262 gene encoding 12-oxophytodienoate reductase 1-like, which translates to MKNPLLTPYKMGNFQLSHRVVLAPLTRTRSYGNVPQPHAILYYSQRTTIGSFLISEATGVSDTAHGYKDTPGIWRKDQIEAWKPIVSAVHDKGGIFFCQLWHTGRISTKDFQPNGQVPISSTDKPVKTHTPPRRLSTNEIPQIVNDFRIAARNAIEAGFDGVEIHGAHGYLIDQFMKDQVNDRTDQYGGSLENRCRFALEIVEAVVNEIGADRVGIRLSPYANYMDSGDSNPSALGLYMAESLNKYSIAYCHMVEPRMKTLGEKVECPESLVPMRKAFRGTFIVAGGYDREDGNKVVDEGRADLVAYGRLFIANPDLPKRFELDAPLNKYNRGTFYSSDPVVGYTDYPFLENVV; encoded by the exons ATGAAAAATCCTTTGCTCACACCCTATAAAATGGGTAACTTTCAACTTTCTCATAG AGTTGTGTTGGCACCATTAACAAGGACAAGATCATATGGCAATGTTCCTCAACCACATGCTATCCTCTATTACTCGCAACGAACCACAATAGGCAGTTTTCTTATTTCAGAAGCTACAGGAGTTTCTGACACTGCCCATGG GTACAAAGATACACCTGGTATATGGAGGAAAGATCAAATTGAGGCCTGGAAACCAATTGTAAGTGCTGTCCATGACAAAGGAGGAATCTTTTTTTGCCAACTTTGGCATACAGGGAGGATATCTACCAAAG ATTTCCAGCCCAATGGACAAGTTCCTATCTCCAGCACAGACAAGCCAGTGAAAACTCACACTCCACCACGACGGCTGAGCACAAACGAAATTCCTCAAATTGTTAATGATTTCCGGATTGCTGCTAGAAATGCCATTGAAGCTG GATTTGATGGGGTTGAGATCCATGGAGCTCATGGCTATCTAATTGACCAGTTTATGAAAGACCAAGTCAATGATCGAACTGACCAATATGGAGGGTCCTTAGAGAACCGTTGTAGATTTGCACTCGAAATAGTTGAAGCAGTTGTAAATGAGATAGGAGCTGACAGAGTTGGAATAAGGCTTTCCCCATATGCTAACTACATGGATTCTGGAGACTCAAATCCAAGTGCTTTGGGACTTTACATGGCTGAATCCTTGAATAAATATAGCATTGCATATTGCCACATGGTTGAGCCAAGAATGAAAACACTTGGGGAAAAAGTTGAATGTCCTGAAAGCCTTGTACCCATGAGGAAGGCATTTAGAGGTACTTTTATTGTAGCTGGTGGTTACGATAGAGAAGATGGAAACAAAGTTGTGGATGAAGGCCGAGCTGATCTTGTTGCATATGGACGTTTGTTTATAGCCAATCCGGATTTACCCAAGAGATTTGAGCTTGATGCACCTCTCAACAAGTATAATAGGGGAACATTCTACTCTTCTGATCCTGTTGTTGGCTATACTGACTATCCATTTCTAGAAAATGTGGTATGA